A genomic region of Manihot esculenta cultivar AM560-2 chromosome 15, M.esculenta_v8, whole genome shotgun sequence contains the following coding sequences:
- the LOC110601307 gene encoding serine/threonine-protein kinase D6PK, with amino-acid sequence MASKATAGTSPEKQRKTIGNQTAEGKFHKPSSSQVTKTSKSEAVTPRKPPQNAQVESKQVSVATTEERKSVVYKSDNVNSLADKLSSGLSFVDPKQGTNSVGPEVSNARDSPGSTADQESKSLQNEIDPSSAKVSDGSLAKTSGSAKVSERADFVESGKSSVNRGSTSSDVSDESTCSSLSSSVNKPHKANDIRWEAIQAVRAKDGVLGVNHFRLLKRLGCGDIGSVYLSELSGTKCYFAMKVMDKASLASRKKLLRAQTEREILQCLDHPFLPTLYTHFETDKFSCLVMEFCPGGDLHTLRQRQPGKHFSERAVKFYVAEILLALEYLHMLGIVYRDLKPENVLVREDGHIMLSDFDLSLRCAVSPTLVKSSAPEGEHLRKNPAYCVQPACIEPSCIQPSCVVPTTCFSPRLFLSKSRKERKPKNEMGNQVTPLPELIAEPTDARSMSFVGTHEYLAPEIIKGEGHGSAVDWWTFGIFLYELLFGKTPFKGSGNRATLFNVVGQPLRFPESPVVSFSARDLIRGLLVKEPQHRLAYKRGATEIKQHPFFEGVNWALIRCASPPEIPRPPDIEQIPAPPSTSGKGAAAAAVPPEQNNYLEFDFF; translated from the exons ATGGCATCAAAAGCTACTGCTGGGACTTCCCCAGAAAAGCAGAGAAAAACCATTGGTAATCAGACAGCTGAAGGAAAGTTCCACAAGCCCTCATCTTCGCAGGTTACAAAGACAAGCAAATCAGAGGCAGTCACCCCCAGAAAACCACCTCAAAATGCACAAGTTGAATCAAAACAAGTTTCTGTAGCAACAACAGAGGAACGCAAATCAGTGGTTTATAAATCAGACAATGTCAATTCTTTAGCTGATAAGTTATCTTCAGGTTTGTCCTTTGTTGATCCAAAACAAGGGACAAATTCTGTGGGTCCTGAAGTTAGTAATGCTAGGGATTCACCAGGAAGTACAGCTGATCAAGAAAGTAAAAGTTTACAGAATGAAATTGACCCTAGTTCTGCAAAGGTTAGTGATGGCAGCCTTGCAAAGACTAGTGGGAGTGCCAAAGTTAGCGAACGAGCTGACTTTGTTGAGAGTGGGAAAAGCAGTGTGAACAGAGGCAGCACAAGCAGTGATGTCAGTGATGAGAGTACTTGTAGCAGTTTAAGCAGCAGTGTTAATAAACCTCACAAAGCCAATGATATCCGGTGGGAAGCTATACAGGCTGTACGTGCAAAAGATGGGGTACTGGGTGTGAACCATTTCAGATTGCTGAAGAGGTTGGGCTGTGGGGATATTGGAAGCGTTTATCTTTCAGAATTGAGTGGAACAAAGTGTTACTTTGCAATGAAGGTTATGGACAAAGCATCTTTAGCGAGTCGTAAGAAACTTCTTCGAGCTCAAACAGAGAGAGAAATACTGCAGTGTTTGGACCATCCTTTCCTTCCAACTTTATATACCCATTTTGAGACTGACAAATTCTCATGTTTAGTCATGGAGTTTTGCCCTGGTGGGGACTTGCATACTCTTCGACAAAGGCAGCCAGGAAAGCATTTTTCTGAGCGGGCAGTAAA GTTCTATGTAGCGGAGATTCTTCTTGCTCTGGAATATCTCCATATGCTTGGAATTGTCTACCGTGACCTCAAGCCAGAAAATGTTCTCGTCCGTGAAGATGGACACATAATGCTTTCTGATTTTGACCTTTCCCTCCGATGTGCAGTGAGCCCAACATTAGTTAAGTCTTCAGCTCCTGAAGGCGAGCACTTGAGAAAGAACCCAGCTTACTGTGTTCAACCAGCCTGTATTGAGCCATCTTGTATCCAGCCTTCGTGCGTTGTCCCCACCACATGTTTTTCCCCTCGACTCTTTCTAAGCAAATCCAGGAAAGAGAGAAAGCCAAAGAATGAAATGGGAAACCAAGTCACCCCTTTGCCAGAGCTTATTGCCGAGCCAACTGATGCACGTTCCATGTCCTTTGTAGGGACACATGAATACCTGGCCCCTGAAATTATCAAGGGTGAAGGGCATGGCAGTGCTGTAGATTGGTGGACTTTTGGCATCTTTCTGTACGAGTTACTGTTTGGTAAAACTCCTTTCAAGGGATCTGGGAACCGGGCCACCCTGTTCAATGTTGTGGGTCAGCCATTGCGATTCCCTGAGTCACCAGTTGTCAGTTTCTCAGCAAGGGACCTGATTAGGGGGTTGCTAGTGAAAGAGCCACAGCATAGGTTGGCGTATAAACGAGGAGCTACAGAGATCAAACAACATCCCTTCTTTGAAGGTGTAAATTGGGCATTAATTCGTTGCGCGAGCCCACCAGAGATTCCAAGGCCGCCTGACATAGAGCAGATTCCAGCCCCACCATCAACAAGCGGTAAAGGTGCAGCAGCTGCTGCTGTTCCTCCTGAGCAGAATAACTATCTGGAATTTGATTTCTTTTAG
- the LOC110602363 gene encoding uncharacterized protein LOC110602363 — MASSREDPLSYPNNPSSSSSPITVSDHLDTTFLTADPSGSHLGSASNSFQNDFGFLNDIASSSDAEFGFSRPEFRQSPLAGTVQFYERHVFLCYKNPSVWPPRIEAAEFDRLPRLLSAAVTARKADMKKETRLTICEGHDGTETSNGDVLIFPDMIRYRRLTHFDVDTFVEEVLVKDGEWLPGTPETLKGFYVFVCSHGSRDHRCGACGPALVSKFKEEIELHGLRGKVSVSPCSHIGGHKYAGNVIIFGSSSNGVINGHWYGYVTPDDVCLLLEQHIGKGEVVDWLWRGQMGLSEEEQIKFQELRLQLNGETEVGKKTNKLTQTQIDKACTAATSSKVEVVNCCQQNGKSSCCQNPALPHEETVDANEKGVKVSPEKKSGRRPLSGINSGKGLSTRKICAMPTWFESWEHEDTYAVLAVVCAAVSVAVAYSCYKQSR, encoded by the exons ATGGCAAGCAGTAGAGAAGATCCGCTTTCATATCCCAATAATCCATCATCCTCATCCTCTCCCATCACAGTTTCTGACCATCTTGATACTACCTTCCTCACAGCAGACCCATCTGGTTCCCACCTCGGCAGCGCCTCCAACAGCTTCCAAAACGACTTTGGTTTTCTTAACGATATCGCCAGCAGTAGTGATGCCGAGTTCGGCTTCTCTAGGCCCGAGTTCAGGCAGAGCCCACTTGCTGGAACTGTGCAGTTCTATGAACGCCACGTCTTCTTATGCTACAAGAACCCGTCTGTCTGGCCGCCAAGGATCGAGGCTGCGGAGTTTGATCGATTACCCAGGTTGCTCTCTGCTGCTGTCACTGCTAGAAAGGCTGATATGAAGAAAGAg ACTCGCTTAACAATATGTGAGGGGCATGATGGAACTGAGACATCAAATGGGGATGTATTAATCTTCCCAGACATGATCAGATACAG GAGATTGACACATTTTGATGTTGACACATTTGTTGAGGAAGTGCTTGTGAAGGATGGTGAGTGGCTGCCTGGAACTCCTGAAACACTGaagggtttttatgtttttgtatgttcTCATGGGTCCCGAGATCATCGATGTGGTGCTTGTGGGCCTGCTTTGGTTAGCAAATTCAAAGAGGAGATAGAATTACATGGACTTAGAGGTAAAGTGTCTGTTAGCCCATGCTCTCACATTGGGGGGCATAAGTATGCTGGAAATGTCATTATATTTGGATCAAGCTCGAATGGAGTTATCAATGGACACTG GTATGGATATGTTACCCCAGATGATGTATGCTTATTACTGGAGCAGCATATTGGAAAAGGAGAGGTTGTAGACTGGCTATGGAG GGGCCAGATGGGCTTATCTGAAGAAGAGCAGATCAAATTCCAAGAGCTGAGGCTCCAACTAAATGGCGAGACAGAGGTGGGAAAGAAAACTAATAAGTTGACACAAACGCAGATAGACAAAGCATGCACGGCAGCAACAAGTTCTAAAGTAGAAGTTGTGAATTGTTGCCAGCAAAATGGAAAATCTTCCTGCTGCCAGAATCCAGCCTTACCTCATGAGGAGACTGTAGATGCCAATGAGAAGGGTGTAAAGGTGTCACCTGAGAAGAAGAGCGGCAGGAGACCACTATCCGGGATTAACAGTGGAAAAGGGTTGTCTACGCGTAAGATTTGCGCTATGCCGACATGGTTTGAGAGCTGGGAGCATGAAGATACTTACGCTGTCCTTGCTGTTGTCTGTGCTGCAGTGTCAGTTGCTGTTGCCTATAGCTGCTACAAACAGTCAAGGTAG
- the LOC110601824 gene encoding WEB family protein At5g55860, which yields MGAKEGQNASDSTKVEVGEIDTSAPFQSVKDAVTRFGEGAFSGEKPAIKKAKPHYAEIVLAKETRLHLAQKELNKLKDQLKNAETTKAQALVELEKARRTVEDLTQKLRKINESKDSAIKATETAKNQAKEIEEVKSGDASGSDGARKQDLESAREQYMAVFIDLDAAKQELRQIRQGCDASLEAKLAAVNQAAEAEHAVKANVEKVSELSKEISALQESIGQVKLASLQAQQEQAKIFAEKDVLRQSYKATLEASANKVIALKSEFDPELAWNLEKQLAETMNEIDTLQKQMENAKTSDLDSVKTVTSELDGAKESLQKIAEEEISLHSLVESLKLELENVKKQHSELKEKEAETESIAGNLHVKLRKSKAELEAAITEESKARGTSEEMFSTLHQLSSEAENARQEAEEMKCKAEELKKVAEATRIKLEEAEKKLRIALEEVEEAKTAETRALDQIKVLSEKTNAARASTSESGANITISREEYEALSRKVEESDTLAEMKVAAAMAQVEAVKASENEALKRFETMQKEIEDMKVATEAALKRAEMAEAAKRAVEGELRRWREREQKKAAETASRILAETERSLESSPRHYRIQKQNPAPQTYVEVRQLEKEKTSVSKKVLLPSLSGIFQRKKNQIEGGSPSYLPGEEPV from the exons ATGGGTGCAAAAGAAGGTCAAAATGCTAGTGATTCTACTAAAGtagaggtgggagagattgacACTAGTGCACCATTTCAATCTGTTAAAGATGCCGTCACACGCTTTGGTGAAGGTGCTTTCTCAGGGGAAAAACCAGCAATCAAGAAGGCAAAACCTCATTATGCAGAG ATTGTTTTGGCCAAGGAGACACGGCTCCACCTGGCCCAGAAGGAGCTGAACAAGTTAAAGGATCAACTGAAGAATGCCGAGACAACTAAGGCCCAAGCACTTGTTGAACTTGAAAAAGCTAGAAGAACAGTCGAGGATCTGACCCAAAAACTCAGAAAAATCAATGAATCTAAAGATTCAGCAATTAAGGCAACAGAAACTGCTAAAAATCAGGCAAAGGAAATTGAAGAAGTGAAGAGCGGTGATGCTTCTGGATCTGATGGTGCTAGGAAGCAGGACTTGGAGTCTGCCAGGGAACAGTATATGGCTGTATTTATTGATCTTGATGCTGCAAAGCAAGAACTACGACAAATTCGACAGGGATGTGATGCGTCCTTGGAAGCAAAGCTTGCTGCCGTAAACCAAGCTGCAGAAGCAGAACATGCAGTCAAAGCGAATGTGGAAAAAGTTAGTGAGCTTTCTAAGGaaatctcagctcttcaggaaTCAATTGGGCAAGTGAAGTTAGCATCTCTGCAAGCCCAGCAAGAGCAAGCAAAAATATTTGCTGAGAAGGATGTTCTGAGGCAGTCCTATAAAGCTACCCTTGAAGCATCAGCAAATAAAGTTATTGCATTGAAGAGTGAGTTTGATCCTGAACTTGCCTGGAATCTTGAAAAGCAACTGGCTGAAACAATGAATGAGATTGATACTCTGCAAAAGCAGATGGAAAATGCCAAGACTTCAGATCTGGATTCAGTGAAAACTGTCACTTCAGAGCTCGATGGTGCTAAGGAATCATTGCAGAAAATAGCTGAAGAGGAGATCTCCTTGCATAGTTTGGTGGAATCTCTTAAGCTGGAACTTGAGAATGTGAAGAAGCAGCATTCTGAATTGAAGGAGAAAGAGGCAGAAACAGAGTCCATTGCTGGGAACCTGCATGTCAAGCTCCGCAAAAGCAAGGCTGAACTTGAAGCAGCCATTACTGAGGAATCTAAAGCAAGAGGTACTTCTGAAGAAATGTTCTCAACTCTCCACCAGCTATCATCAGAAGCAGAGAATGCACGACAAGAAGCTGAAGAAATGAAGTGCAAGGCAGAGGAATTGAAGAAGGTAGCTGAAGCAACTAGGATCAAACTTGAAGAAGCAGAGAAAAAATTGAGGATTGCTCTGGAAGAAGTTGAGGAAGCAAAAACAGCAGAGACAAGGGCGCTTGATCAGATCAAGGTGTTGTCTGAAAAAACTAATGCTGCTCGTGCTTCAACGTCAGAGTCTGGTGCCAATATCACAATCTCAAGAGAAGAGTATGAGGCTTTGAGCCGGAAAGTTGAGGAGTCCGACACATTGGCAGAAATGAAAGTTGCCGCTGCCATGGCTCAGGTAGAAGCTGTAAAGGCTAGTGAAAATGAGGCTCTCAAGAGGTTTGAGACAATGCAGAAGGAGATTGAGGATATGAAGGTTGCAACTGAGGCTGCTTTGAAGAGGGCAGAGATGGCTGAAGCAGCCAAGAGGGCAGTTGAGGGAGAACTTAGAAGATGGCGTGAACGGGAGCAAAAGAAGGCAGCTGAAACTGCATCAAGGATTCTAGCAGAGACAGAGAGATCATTGGAATCATCTCCTCGCCATTATAGGATTCAAAAGCAGAACCCAGCACCACAGACATACGTTGAGGTCCGGCAGTTGGAGAAAGAGAAGACTTCTGTTTCCAAGAAAGTACTATTACCCAGTCTCAGTGGCATCTTCCAGCGAAAGAAGAACCAAATTGAAGGTGGATCTCCTTCTTATCTGCCTGGTGAGGAGCCTGTCTGA
- the LOC110602701 gene encoding transmembrane emp24 domain-containing protein p24beta2 isoform X1 yields MLSEMGIGLKELYAFLLVVLLSSPQAVFGIRFVIDREECFSHDVKYEGDTVHVSFVVIKTDSSWRYTNDGVDLVIKGPSGDQIHDFRDKISDKIEFMARQRGVHSFCFTNKSPYHETIDFDVHVGHFSYYDEHAKDEHFRPLLDQIWKLEEALYNIQFEQHWLEAQTERQAIVNEAMGRRAIHKALYESAALIGASALQIYLLRRLFERKLGMSRV; encoded by the exons atgctttcagaG ATGGGAATTGGGCTTAAGGAGCTTTATGCTTTTCTATTGGTAGTGCTATTGTCAAGCCCCCAAGCAGTGTTTGGGATTAGATTTGTGATTGATAGGGAAGAATGCTTCTCTCACGATGTTAAATATGAGGGGGATACAGTTCATGTTTCTTTTGTCGTCATCAAGACTGATTCATCTTGGCGTTATACCAATGATGGCGTTGATCTTGTG ATAAAGGGGCCTAGCGGTGATCAAATTCATGATTTCCGTGACAAGATAAGTGATAAAATCGAGTTTATGGCTCGTCAAAGAGGAGTTCACAGTTTTTGTTTCACTAACAAATCACCTTACCATGAAACCATTGACTTTGACGTACATGTTGGCCACTTTTCATACTATGATGAGCATGCAAAAGACG AGCATTTTAGACCTTTGTTAGATCAGATATGGAAGCTAGAGGAGGCTCTTTACAACATTCAATTTGAACAGCATTGGTTGGAGGCCCAGACTGAACGTCAGGCAATAG TAAATGAAGCAATGGGTCGAAGGGCCATTCACAAAGCCTTATATGAATCTGCAGCACTTATTGGTGCTAGCGCTCTCCAAATTTACCTTCTGCGCCGCCTGTTTGAACGAAAGCTCGGGATGTCTAGAGTTTAA
- the LOC110602701 gene encoding transmembrane emp24 domain-containing protein p24beta2 isoform X2 — protein sequence MGIGLKELYAFLLVVLLSSPQAVFGIRFVIDREECFSHDVKYEGDTVHVSFVVIKTDSSWRYTNDGVDLVIKGPSGDQIHDFRDKISDKIEFMARQRGVHSFCFTNKSPYHETIDFDVHVGHFSYYDEHAKDEHFRPLLDQIWKLEEALYNIQFEQHWLEAQTERQAIVNEAMGRRAIHKALYESAALIGASALQIYLLRRLFERKLGMSRV from the exons ATGGGAATTGGGCTTAAGGAGCTTTATGCTTTTCTATTGGTAGTGCTATTGTCAAGCCCCCAAGCAGTGTTTGGGATTAGATTTGTGATTGATAGGGAAGAATGCTTCTCTCACGATGTTAAATATGAGGGGGATACAGTTCATGTTTCTTTTGTCGTCATCAAGACTGATTCATCTTGGCGTTATACCAATGATGGCGTTGATCTTGTG ATAAAGGGGCCTAGCGGTGATCAAATTCATGATTTCCGTGACAAGATAAGTGATAAAATCGAGTTTATGGCTCGTCAAAGAGGAGTTCACAGTTTTTGTTTCACTAACAAATCACCTTACCATGAAACCATTGACTTTGACGTACATGTTGGCCACTTTTCATACTATGATGAGCATGCAAAAGACG AGCATTTTAGACCTTTGTTAGATCAGATATGGAAGCTAGAGGAGGCTCTTTACAACATTCAATTTGAACAGCATTGGTTGGAGGCCCAGACTGAACGTCAGGCAATAG TAAATGAAGCAATGGGTCGAAGGGCCATTCACAAAGCCTTATATGAATCTGCAGCACTTATTGGTGCTAGCGCTCTCCAAATTTACCTTCTGCGCCGCCTGTTTGAACGAAAGCTCGGGATGTCTAGAGTTTAA